A genomic segment from Polyangium mundeleinium encodes:
- a CDS encoding carbohydrate ABC transporter permease: MKLAFSRILLVVVALLWVGPYAWMVLTSLRTLPEIVAAPAWPIPKSIQFDAYREVLTAIPVGRYFLNTTAMAVAIALLQILLALPAGYALAKLHFVGKKVAFALVLACLLIPAQVTFVPVFSMLGPLGLVNTFAALVLPFGVSALGTFLVRQALLSVPDEMIEAARLDGASELRIVYGLLAPMLRPTLASLFLFSFVFHYNDYFWPLVMTTDDDVRTLPLAVALLREQGTGVRWHIVMAGNVILSLPVLALFAAVQKQILRAVTARVG, translated from the coding sequence ATGAAGCTCGCCTTTTCGCGCATCCTGCTCGTCGTCGTGGCCCTGCTCTGGGTCGGGCCGTATGCGTGGATGGTGCTGACCTCGCTCCGGACCTTGCCGGAAATCGTGGCGGCGCCCGCGTGGCCCATCCCGAAATCGATCCAGTTCGACGCCTACCGCGAGGTCCTCACGGCGATCCCCGTCGGTCGGTATTTCCTCAACACGACGGCCATGGCCGTGGCCATCGCGCTCCTGCAAATCCTGCTCGCCTTGCCCGCGGGATACGCGCTCGCCAAATTGCATTTCGTCGGCAAGAAGGTCGCATTTGCCCTGGTGCTCGCGTGCCTCCTCATCCCGGCGCAGGTGACGTTCGTCCCCGTCTTCTCGATGCTCGGCCCGCTCGGCCTCGTGAACACGTTCGCGGCGCTCGTCTTGCCGTTCGGCGTGAGCGCGCTCGGGACATTCCTCGTGCGGCAAGCGCTGCTCTCCGTGCCCGATGAGATGATCGAAGCGGCGCGGCTCGACGGCGCGAGCGAGCTTCGGATCGTCTACGGCCTGCTCGCTCCGATGTTACGGCCGACGCTCGCGTCGTTGTTCCTCTTCAGCTTCGTGTTCCATTACAACGATTATTTCTGGCCGCTCGTCATGACCACCGACGACGACGTGCGCACCTTGCCCCTCGCGGTGGCCTTGCTCCGCGAGCAAGGCACCGGCGTGCGCTGGCACATCGTAATGGCGGGGAACGTGATCCTGAGCTTGCCCGTCCTCGCGCTCTTCGCGGCGGTGCAGAAGCAGATCCTTCGGGCGGTGACGGCGCGCGTGGGCTGA